The Rattus norvegicus strain BN/NHsdMcwi chromosome 9, GRCr8, whole genome shotgun sequence genome contains the following window.
ACAAAGTGGGAGGTCTGGGGGTGGGAGTGCTCACCACCCTGAACCCAGACTCCTCTTCTGGCCACCCCACCCTCATACCACCAGGGGAGAGCTGTTAGCACCAAATGGGGGTGGGTGCCCACTTGTGGGGAAATTCAGGCTGGGGGGACAGGCTGGGTGCCATCTAGTCCCAGGAAGGCAGGCCTGGGCACCCCCAGACCAGCTGCTGCCTCAGAGGTACTTGTACCCCCTTCTCCAAAATGCCCTTCATGGGAAAGCCCAGGCTCAGAAGAGAGGGGCTCCCCTAGCAGGGTTTCTTCTTATTTCTCTTCTGCCTCACCCCTGTCCTTCCCCATCATAGGACTGCCGCCAGAGGAGGGGGCCCGAAGCCGAGGGGAGAGCTTTCCAGCCCCGTCGACTGCCAGGCAGGCACTAAGTCCAaacaggggtgggggggagcaaccaaggggaaggagagaggcagcTACTTCACACCAAGTGCAGCCTGAAGGATGGGAGGGCTCTGCCCAGTCCTCCCAGCTCCCAGGCAGCCCTGCTCCTTGGCACGGGGGCAGCCAGGGTCACAGAACGTCGCCCTCCTCCATGCTGAAGCTGCTTCGCCGGCTGCTAGCCTTGGAGGCCTCAGGAGACATGGTAGAAAAGAGGGGATCAGAGGCCAGGGGGAGCAAGGAGTCATCTAGGAGCATTAAGTCCAGATCCTTCTTGGACAGGTTGGGGAAAGGGGAGCCATGCTCTGTCCCCAGGGGATCAGGGTAGCCTGCGGGCCCCTCAtcgcccccacccccaaagctcAGGCCATGGCTGAAGTCCAGGTGATGGAACGGAGACTGTGGCTGGGCGGCTGAGGGCAGCGGGGCCTGGGGTGGGAGAGCCGGCATGGGCTCAGGGTCAGGGACCTCGGACCCCAGCATCAGGGTCTCCCCTGGGTTATCTTCACTGGGCAGCTCTTGCTTCACCACCTGTTGGGCCAGCTCGGCCATATTCACACCGGACGGTGAGGTGGTGGGAAGACCGTGCACGCGTGCCTGCATCTCCAGCTCCTGTTTGGGTTGGATGCAATGATGAGATATACACATGATACCAGCCCCAGGCTAGCCCTCCATACACATAATGGCAGCACAGGCTAGCCCTCCCGGTAACCCACCGCACCACTCGCCCTCCCTATCTCCTGTGACAATATCTCAGCTGGAGGAACAGAAAGCAGCGTGAGTCTAGAGCAAGAGCTCTCCAGGCTGCAAGTTAGAGCTGGTCAGCGGCTTGTGGAGTTGCCACAGCACACCTTGGCCAGCGCTTGCTTTCTcactctcgctctcgctctctctctctctctctctcaaatttttAGAGGCGGCAGGAATGGAAATGGTCAAGATGCATTGCGTGAATTAAGGGTGAGCTCTCATCCGCCAAAGTTCAGTTTTCCTAGGTGGAGAAGTGACTTCTATCACCCACCATGAGCAATTCAGGTTTAAAACCTGTGGTCCTAGCATACTTTGTTTACGGTAGTGGTCTCTACCCCTTTAACAACATCCACCTCCCaaaatgtttacattacaattcataagtATAGTAAAactaattatgaagtagcaatgaaaataattttatggctgggggtcaccacaacacgagggactgtattaaagggttacagcattaggacgTTTCAGAACCACCCGTGAAGAGGAACGGCCTTGGGTGGTTCTCATACAGCCAGGAACTGAATTGCAGTTCTGGAAGGTTCCTGACCTGCTCAGGTCTTAGTTCTTAAGCCTGCCCAGCGATTCCCAGTGCTGCCTCCCAGACTCCCAGGGCGGGGGAGTTAGTCCTGAGTCCCTCAGGTTAGGCACAGTGTGCATGCAGCATTGCCCAAGGATATGTGAACagagccaggcacggtggcactggcctgtaatcccagcacttgggaggcggaggcaggagacCTGGCATTTCCAGCACTGTCTGCTCTACAAAGAAAAATCCTGCCTCTcaataacaatttttttaaatgtgggccAACACATGGCTATATGATTTTAAGAGTTAGACCTCCTGggtatgggaggcagaggcaggagaatctctgtgagtctgaggccagtctggtctacagagctaattctaggacagccagggctacacagggaaaccctgtctttgaataagagagtgagacagagacagaagacagagacagtgtgtgtgtgtgtgtgtgtgtgtgtgtgtgtgtgtgtgtgtgtgtgtgcttgctcaATTGCTcaagcagagacaaaacagagacagagactgtgtgtgtgtacacgcatgtgcgcgtgcgcgcgtgcgcatgcacacacgtgaTGGACCTGTCTGACCCCCAGTGTGGAAGGCAAAATGAGGGTTTCACAGAAGGGAACCTGCTGCTATTTGCTGCTTGAAGGAACTGGGGCTCATTTTTCATTCCATGCTGACTGATAAAGCTTCCCTCCCTATGGGCAGCATTTCCAGATCTGCTGCTGTTTGCACCCTGCCCCGGGCTTGGGAGCCGCTCAGCCAGTGAGGGCTGCCCTTGGAGTGCTGCCCTTGGAGTGCAAAGTCCCTGTCAGACCTGGATGCGAAGCCAGAGCTGCTTGTTGGTCATCTCCAGGCGCCGAGAGTGGTTCTCCAGCTCCCGGGACTTCTGCAGGTCTTTCTGCATCCTCCGGATGTAATCCACAGAGGCCTTGAGGATGGTGCCCTTGTTCCAGCGCACGTCCCTGCAGCCACAACCAGATGGGGTGAGAGGGCGAACCCAGAGGCCTGGCCAGGGCCTCTGACCCTAGGCTTGGTTCAGAGTCCCAGCTGCCCCCACCCTCACTCATACCCAGCCTCATACAAACGTCCACAGAAACGTCCAGGTCCTCACTAATCCTTGGGCTCAAGCAATCTGTCCACCCCGTGCCCATCTTCCTGTCTTCAGCTCTCCTGGCCAGCATCTCCTCCCCTTCAGTTCACAGCTCTCCAGACACTTTCCAGTAAGGCCCCTCCTCCAGGAAGTCCCCTCCTTACCCTGAAGCCTCCCTTCCTAACAGAAGCTGTCTCGACCCAGCAGGAGCAGAGACCTTTTCTTCTCAAACACGCTACCTCCACCACTGCCCTTAGCAACCGAGAGCTGGCAGTACCTACAGCTGCTGCCTAGCCcgacccttccctccctccagaaacccgctcaCAGGTCATTGGCCTTGGGGATCAGCATTCCCAGCTCCTTGATTCTGTCATTGATGTTGAACCTGCGTCTTCTCTCAACTACAGATTAAGATTCCAGAGGTTATGGTTAGAAAGGCGGAGCCCCCAACCTAAACTGGACACCCCATAGAAAACCTGTTTAGAAGACAAGGCACCCAAAGCCCGGTGTGGTGGCAATTCCAttgcctgggaggcagaggcaggtggatctctgtgagttctaggccagtctgggccaTAAGTAAGTTCCAAGGCAACCAGGGctagagaccctttctcaaaacaaaataaaacaaaagagagacCCTGAAAGCTGAGGAGGATCTGGGTGCAGTCTAGATAATTAGGGGGCGGGGTCAGGAAACCAGTTCAGCTTCCAGCCAGAGAACTGCCTGGAGCAGCCTCCTTCACTCCTAGTGCCCCAGGCTCTGAAGACTGAAATCCGATTGACTGGAAAATTCAAGAGTAACTGCTTCTATCGGCCCCTCCCACTTTCCTAAAAAgcctggaagggggagggggggtcaCAGCCTTGGAGCATGCCGGTGCCCCAAGTTAGGGACACTGGTAGAGGGGCTAGGGCGGGGATGGGGCAGGGGCTGGCTCCCCAGCCTAGGTGAGCTGAAGGGGGCCAGCAGGACTCACTTAAGTTGTGATTGTCTTTCTTCTGCCGTTCCTTGGCCAGGGCCCGGCTCTCAGCATCTGGAGGCCAAAGAAGCAAAGAGGTGGTGggaaagaaggcagagagaaaaaaggaagacgGGGAGCCCCAAAGGTACAGGCAAGAGGACGTGGTACCTGTTAGCTCTCGCTTCTGAGTCAGGTCGGCAGGGCAGGAACTGCTGGTGACACCTACCAGGGAAGCCGTGACCTGGGGGTCACCACTGTACACGTTCAGGTGGCTGCTGGACAGGGGTAGCTGTGAGGGAAGGGGTGGAGGAGGGCTTGGTGAGTCCTCACCTGGACCCATGGTCCCAGCAGCTGCTGCTCTGAGCAATGCTAAAATTACCCCTGAGCCCCTTCTCCAGGAGGCAGTGTGCGAGGCTTGGCTGAAGTACGGCTCCTCACAGCCCTGCCCTCAGTAGCCCCCGGCCAGGGTGAGGACGAACCCAGGCAAGGACGGGATTAGGCTCTTTCTGTAGAAGTCCTAGGGAGGGGCTCAATCAGTTTGAGAGTTTTTGCAAGGTTTCCTCAGAGTATGGAATTTAACAGGGCAGGAGTAAGCTCGGCTGGGTCCTACCCCAGAGCCAGGCAAGAGCCAACCACTGGTTTAGAGACCCAGCGCACAGACAGGAGCCGCAGAGGGAGACTGGATAATTAACTGCAGAACCCTGCGTCCAAGGCAGACACCCGGCAGTGTCACCAGGGCAGAAGGAACTGAAGGCTGACTGCTGCCTCCTGGTTCTCTCGGTGACATGGCAGGGCCAAAGGAACTGGGCGAGCCCAAAGAAAGGCAACTGGGCTGTGGCCTCTAGCAGGCCTGCCTCTCAGAAGTAACTCCTGTCACCCTTCGtttttttgtatttccattttgtGTTTAGCGttaaattctgtgtgtgtatatatgtgtctgcatGGAGGTCTGTACGGTGGCCACAGAGTCCATCAGAAGGCAGTGGGTCCCTGGAGCTTGAGTTGCAGGTCACTGTAAACCTCGAACATGGGTTTGAGGAACCAAACTGAGGTCGTCTGAAGGCAGTCTGACctgtgaaccactgagccatctctccaacccctccctcTTTTTGTCCCTTCTAATCTCCCCATAGCCCTGTAGGTAGATGGCATCACCCCAGTTTTGCAAATGAGTAGACAGAGTCAGAACTGTGGTGGGGCTTCCCAAGGTCGTGAcagaaacccagggcttcctgactCAAACTTGGCTCCTCATCTGCCATCTAAGCCACGCCCTCCCTGCCAAAGCCAAGGAGACGCACAGACAAGGCTGTCAGAGAGATGGGTCCTGTGGTTGCGGAAACTCACCTACCTCTGCCTAGTTCTGCCTCCCAAGAGACCCTGGGTCCCTGTCACAGTAATGACGGAGGGGACGCCTGCCTCCACAGAGACACCAGTTCCCTGCTCTGACAACTCTCTCCAGCCAGGGATCCACTGTGTGTGCCATCCCCCTCCCATCTAGCCCCAAAATACCGTGTTAGGCATCTGCATTTCGGGGTTGATGTAGCCCAGCACGCTGTCCAGGCGCATAATGTTGTCGATGACATCATCAAACTAGAAAAGAGAAACGTCCGTGTGGGGCTGGCCCGCCTGAAGAGGGCAGCTGCTTACCTCCTGCAGCCCAACCTGCTCACCAGGAACCGGCCCTGAGAGGGTCCCTCAGCTGAGCCCAAGGACTCCCTTGACAGGGAGTTCCTGACACCccttcccagggctgggagagCATTCTCTCCTCTGTGAGTCTGCCCTGTCCCCAGCAGAGTTGCAAGACGACTGTAACTCTCCTCAGACCTGCACTTTGCCTCCCTGAGGCTAGAATTCCGTTAGATACACCCTCACTTCTGCCACTAagaccagtctctctctctctctctctctctctctctctctctctctctctctctctctctctcacacacacacacacacacacacacacacacacacctgacaccAAGCCAGGAACCCTCGCTCACCTCTTTCTCAGGATTGGAGCTGATGTGTAGCATGGCCATGGGACTGTTGGGGGCACTGTTGCCGGCCGAGGTGGACAGTACATGTCCAGCCCGCACCCCAGGGGATGCTGCTGGTGGAGGCTTCGGGGAGCCTTGGGCTGGGCTGACGTGGGCAGCAAACTTGTTGCCGTAGGTCTCGGACAGGTACTCTCGGACTTTCTGATGCTGAGACTGCTGCAGGTGGTAGGAGGTGGGGTTCTCCAGGTAGGACTGCACCTGGGGACGAGGGTGACACAGCTGTGGAGGGCGCCAGGACTCCTCTCCAGGGAGCAGGGACAGAAGAGGCAGAGGCCTTACCTTCAGCACCTCCCCAGGCACTGGTGGTGGCGACTGGAAGTGAACTGGGGTGTTGATGGCTGGGGTGGGAGGGCctcccagctgctgctgctgctgctgttgctgctgctgcatgTAATGCATGACGGCCTGCTGCTGCATGCGCTCtcgctgctcctcctgctgcgcCTGCTCCCGCATGAGCTGCATGCGCAGCCCGATGCGCGACGCCATGGCAGCGGTTGATTCCGGCTCCCTGCAGTCGAGGGAAGACAGGTCCATGAAGTACTCATCATCCTCGGAGTCTTTAAGCGTGGGCTGGCCTAAGTACGGTTGCTCCCATTGTGCATAAGGAGAAACTGAGTCCGGACAGAAGGGATTTGCCCAAGACCGCTGAGCAAGCTGAGCCATGGCCCCTAGTTCCCCGACTTCGAGATTAGAGGTGAAGACTCTGTCCTTCAGTGACCGCAGGAGTCCTCCTGTCCCCTCGCTGTCACATCCACATCCTGGGTATTTCATACCTGGCCTCAGCTCCATCctcctctcctgcccctccccaggcCAGCCTGCACCACGCCTCCAGAGGGCCTGAGGAGCCTCCAGATGCTCCTCCGCGCTCCGCCCCCACCATCTGCTTGTAGCGGCTCCATCATCCTGTTCCTGCCCtgctctctgctccaaactctccATAGCTCCCAGTTCATCGGAACAAAAGACTAAACCCTTAAACACAGCCTAATGGCCCTCTGTAACCTGCTGCGCCCCCATGGTTCCCCTTAGACATCCTGCCCCCAACACAGGCTTCTCTCCCCTGTTCTCCCTACTCCAGCCACACCTCCAGCCTTAACTACCCTTCAAACACTCCAGGCATGCTTCCACCCTAGGCCTCTGCACTTGCTGCGGCCTCCACCTGGAATGCTCTTCCCACAGATACCCTCGAGGCTCTCACTTCTTCACCTCAGAGTGTCGTTTCGGGGCCACTGTGTTAAGACGGCATACCCCCACCACCTTGCTTCTCTATATCAGATGCCACCATCTAGGACAGAGCACTTTTTGCTTCTTATTGcgtttgttattgttatttgctGTCTGTCCCTAACGAGGAATGCAAGTCCCCTGAGGGGATAAATTTCATCTGTTTGTTTACGGCTAGACCTTCAGC
Protein-coding sequences here:
- the Tfeb gene encoding transcription factor EB, producing MAQLAQRSWANPFCPDSVSPYAQWEQPYLGQPTLKDSEDDEYFMDLSSLDCREPESTAAMASRIGLRMQLMREQAQQEEQRERMQQQAVMHYMQQQQQQQQQQLGGPPTPAINTPVHFQSPPPVPGEVLKVQSYLENPTSYHLQQSQHQKVREYLSETYGNKFAAHVSPAQGSPKPPPAASPGVRAGHVLSTSAGNSAPNSPMAMLHISSNPEKEFDDVIDNIMRLDSVLGYINPEMQMPNTLPLSSSHLNVYSGDPQVTASLVGVTSSSCPADLTQKRELTDAESRALAKERQKKDNHNLIERRRRFNINDRIKELGMLIPKANDLDVRWNKGTILKASVDYIRRMQKDLQKSRELENHSRRLEMTNKQLWLRIQELEMQARVHGLPTTSPSGVNMAELAQQVVKQELPSEDNPGETLMLGSEVPDPEPMPALPPQAPLPSAAQPQSPFHHLDFSHGLSFGGGGDEGPAGYPDPLGTEHGSPFPNLSKKDLDLMLLDDSLLPLASDPLFSTMSPEASKASSRRSSFSMEEGDVL
- the Tfeb gene encoding transcription factor EB isoform X2 — translated: MASRIGLRMQLMREQAQQEEQRERMQQQAVMHYMQQQQQQQQQQLGGPPTPAINTPVHFQSPPPVPGEVLKVQSYLENPTSYHLQQSQHQKVREYLSETYGNKFAAHVSPAQGSPKPPPAASPGVRAGHVLSTSAGNSAPNSPMAMLHISSNPEKEFDDVIDNIMRLDSVLGYINPEMQMPNTLPLSSSHLNVYSGDPQVTASLVGVTSSSCPADLTQKRELTDAESRALAKERQKKDNHNLIERRRRFNINDRIKELGMLIPKANDLDVRWNKGTILKASVDYIRRMQKDLQKSRELENHSRRLEMTNKQLWLRIQELEMQARVHGLPTTSPSGVNMAELAQQVVKQELPSEDNPGETLMLGSEVPDPEPMPALPPQAPLPSAAQPQSPFHHLDFSHGLSFGGGGDEGPAGYPDPLGTEHGSPFPNLSKKDLDLMLLDDSLLPLASDPLFSTMSPEASKASSRRSSFSMEEGDVL
- the Tfeb gene encoding transcription factor EB isoform X1, with translation MREPESTAAMASRIGLRMQLMREQAQQEEQRERMQQQAVMHYMQQQQQQQQQQLGGPPTPAINTPVHFQSPPPVPGEVLKVQSYLENPTSYHLQQSQHQKVREYLSETYGNKFAAHVSPAQGSPKPPPAASPGVRAGHVLSTSAGNSAPNSPMAMLHISSNPEKEFDDVIDNIMRLDSVLGYINPEMQMPNTLPLSSSHLNVYSGDPQVTASLVGVTSSSCPADLTQKRELTDAESRALAKERQKKDNHNLIERRRRFNINDRIKELGMLIPKANDLDVRWNKGTILKASVDYIRRMQKDLQKSRELENHSRRLEMTNKQLWLRIQELEMQARVHGLPTTSPSGVNMAELAQQVVKQELPSEDNPGETLMLGSEVPDPEPMPALPPQAPLPSAAQPQSPFHHLDFSHGLSFGGGGDEGPAGYPDPLGTEHGSPFPNLSKKDLDLMLLDDSLLPLASDPLFSTMSPEASKASSRRSSFSMEEGDVL